From the Kribbella sp. CA-293567 genome, the window CGGATTCGTCAGCTGTGGATAACCCTCAGAAGAGCGTGGGCGGCTCGGCCGGTGCCGTCAGAGGTGCCGGCAACTCCGCGAGCTCCGGCACCAGAGCGCGGACGTCGTCGTAGAAACGTCGTGCGAGCGCAAGCGCCTCGACGTTGTCGGGCGTGTGCAGGAAGACGGTCGGCGACCGGCCCTCACGCAGCCAGACGGCGGTCTGCTCCGCGAGGTACTGCCAGCCCTTGATCGTGACGGACACATCGTCCCGGCCGATGTACCGCACGATCGGGAACTCCGTCAGCGCCCGAGTACGCCGAGGCAGCCGCGGCTTCTTCATCCACGCCTCCCGCTCGCCGTAACTGTCGGCAGGAGTCTCGAACAGAGTCACGGTGTCGAAGGGAACCCACTCGGCTCCGGCCCGCCCGAGGATCTGCTCGAGCTGCTGCGTCCACCGAGCCTCTTCGAAGAACGCCGGATGCCGCACCTCGACCGCATACCGGAAGGCCGACGGCGCTCGGTGCAGGAAGGCGGCCAGCGAGCCCAGTTCGTTCGGTGAGAACGAGGCCGGCAACTGGATCCACAGAGCATGCGCCCGCGAACCGAGCGGCCGCATCGCGTGCAGGAAGGTCCGCAGCTCGGCATCGGCGGCGTCGTGCAACCGCAGGTCGTGGGTGATCGTCTTCGGCAGCTTCAGCACGAACCGGAAGCCGGGCGCCACCTGATCGGCCCACATCTGCACGGTCGCGCGGGCCGGCGTCGCGTAGAAGGTGGTGTTGCCCTCGACCGCGTTGCACCAGGTCGCGTACGCCTCCAGGCGCTCGGAGGACGGCAACGGATGCGGCAGGAACCGCCCGTTCCACGGCGCGTGCGTCCACATCGCGCACCCCACATGCAGCCGCATGACCCGGAACGCTACCGATCACCACCGACAGAACGCACCAGGGCCCCGCGACCCGGGAAGGGTCGCGGGGCCCGCAGTACCGGAGTACCTGGGTCAGCGCTCGATCTCGCCCTTGATGAACTTCTCCACCAGGTCACGGCAGACGTCGTCGGCGTACTGCTCCGGCGGCGACTTCATGAAGTACGACGAGGCGGACAGGATCGGGCCGCCGATGCCGCGGTCCTTGGCGATCTTCACCGCGCGGATCGCGTCGATGATGATGCCGGCCGAGTTCGGCGAGTCCCACACCTCGAGCTTGTACTCCAGCGACAGCGGGACGTCGCCGAAGTTGCGGCCCTCGAGCCGGATGAAGGCCCACTTGCGGTCGTCCAGCCAGGCCACGTAGTCCGACGGGCCGATGTGCACGTTGCGCGGGTCGATGTCGTCGACCAGCTGCGAGGTGACGGACTGGGTCTTGCTGATCTTCTTCGACTCCAGCCGGTCGCGCTCCAGCATGTTCTTGAAGTCCATGTTGCCGCCGACGTTCAGCTGGTAGGTCCGGTCGACGGTGACGCCGCGGTCCTCGAACAGCTTGGCCAGCACGCGGTGCGTGATGGTGGCGCCGATCTGCGACTTGATGTCGTCGCCGATGATCGGGACACCCGCGGCGGTGAACTTGTCCGCCCACTCCTTGGTGCCGGCGATGAACACGGGCAGCGCGTTGACGAACGCGACGTTCGCGTCGATCGCGCACTGGGCGTAGAACTTCGCGGCCTGCTCCGAACCGACCGGCAGGTAGCAGACGAGTACGTCGACCTGCGCCTCACGCAGGGCGGCGACGACGTCGACCGGCGACGCGTCGGACTCGGTGATCGTCTCGCGGTAGTACTTGCCGAGACCGTCCAGCGTGTGACCGCGCTGCACCGTGACACCGCTCGGCGGCACGTCGCAGATCTTGATCGTGTTGTTCTCGCTGGCGCCGATCGCGTCGGCGAGGTCGAGGCCGACCTTCTTGCCGTCCACGTCGAACGCGGCGACGAACTCGACGTCGCGGACGTGGTACTCGCCGAACTGGACGTGCATCAGACCGGGAACGCGCTCGTCGGGCTTCGCGTCGCGGTAGTAGTGCACGCCCTGGACGAGCGAGCTGGCGCAGTTGCCGACACCGACGATCGCTACGCGGATCGAGGTCATCTGGAACTCCTTAGTTGGGGGGTGGTACAGGCGGTTGGTGCTCTTCGGGGGTCCGCTGCCGGCTGCGTTCGCCGTCGATCAGCTCGTTCAGCCAGCGGACCTCTCGCTCGGCCGACTCCAGGCCGTGCCGTTGCAGCTCGAGGGTGTACGTGTCGACCCGCTCCGCGGTCCGGCTCATCGCGGCCCGGAAGTTGGCCAGCCGCTCCTCCATCCGGGCCCGTCGGCCCTCGAGGATGCGCAACCGGGTGGCCGGGTCGGTCCGGCCGAAGAACGAGAACCGGACGCCGAACGTGTCGTCCTCCCACGCCGACGGACCGGCGTCGTGCATCGCGCTGGCGAAGTGGTCCTTGCCGTCGGCCGTGATCGTGTAAACGATCTTCTGTCTCCGCCCGGCGTCCGGCGTACCGGCGTCGGCGGAGATCAGTCCGTTGCGGAGCATCGCCTTCAGGCACGGGTAGAGCGACCCGAACGACAACACGCGTCCCCACCCGAACTGGGCGTTGACGCGCTTGCGGAGCTCGTAACCGTGCATCGGCGCTTCGTGCAACAGGCCGAGTACGGCGAGTTCCAGGACCCCACTGCGGTTTCCCATGACCCACCTCCCTCGACCATTTTGTCATGGCTATGTCATGACCTGATGTATCGAGTTGATACATCGCTCCGCCACTGTAAGCACGAGTCCGCCGGTGGACAACTCCTGACAAAGGCGGGCTTTGTCAGGTACATCACGACGCGCTGAACGAAAAACCTGTTACGTCAGACGCTGAGCTGCGTTAATCAGCTGACACAGCGTCGTGGGTCAGGAGCGGAGGGTCATGGCGGACAGCCATGGGAAGCACGCGAAGCACAGCACCGAGGGCGAGGGCCCGTTGGCCCGGACCGCGTTGCGCTTCACCGCCTTCACCGAGAAGTGGTTGCCGGACGCGTTCGGCTTCGTCCTGGTCGGCACGTTCCTGGTCTTCGTCTTCGGCCTGGTCACCGGCGAGCCGCTGCTGAAACGGCCGGACGACCCGGCGGCGACCAACGGGTTCGGCCTGATCGACGCCTGGGGTCTCGGCTTCTGGAGCCTGATCACCTTCACGCTGCAGATGGCGATGATCATCATCGGCGGGTACGCCGTGGCCACCAGCGGCCCGGTCGCGCGGCTGATCACCCGGCTCGCGCGAATCCCCAGGTCACCCCGTACGGCGGTCGCCTTCGTCGCGGCGGTCGCCATGCTGGCGTCGTACCTGAACTGGGCGTTCAGCCTGATCTTCGCCGCCATCCTGGCCCGTGAGGTCGCCCGCAACGTGCCGAAGGCCGACTACCGGGCGCTGGGCGCGATGGCGTTCCTGGGGCTCGGCACGGTCTGGGCGCAGGGTTTGTCCGGCTCGGCGGCCCTGCAGGTCGCCAGTGCGAGCAGCAGCCCCGCCCCTGTGCAGGAGGTGATCCGGGAAGGCGGTCGCGCCTCCGGACTGATTCCGCTCAGCGAAACGATCTTCACCTGGCAGGCGCTCCTCGCCACCCTCTTCGTGTACGTCGTGGGCGTGGCGATGGCGTGGTTCGTCGCGCCGGGCGAGGACAACGCCAAGACGGCGGAGGACCTCGGGATCGAGCTGCGGCCGCTGATCGGCCGTGGTTCGCCCTACAACGGACAGCGGGACAACGGCCAGCGGGTGGACGGCGCCGAGGACGAGAAGCGCCGGCCGGGTGACTGGCTGGAGCACTCGCCGCTGTTCAGCCTGCTGGTGGTGCTGCTCGGCTCGATCTACCTGCTCCGGTACTTCGACGGCAAGAGCTTCTTCAACGCGCTCGACCTGAACACGGTGAACCTGATCCTGTTCCTGCTCGCCATGCTGCTGCACTGGCGGCCCTGGCGGATGGCCCGGGCGGTGCGGGACGGCGCACCGGCGGCGGCCGGCGTACTGCTGCAGTTCCCGTTGTACGGCGGCATCTTCGGCATGATCGCGTACACCGGGATCTCCGCCCGGCTGGCCGGGTGGCTGGTCCAGGCGAGCAGTCAGTTCTTCTTCCCGCCCCTGGTGGCGATCTACTCCTGCATCCTCGGCGTGTTCGTGCCCAGCGGCGGCAGCAAGTGGGTGATCGAGGCGCCGTACGTGCTGGACGCGGCGAACCAGCTCAAGGTGGACGCGGGCTGGATGGTGGTCGTCTACGACCTCGGCGAGGCGAGCGCCAACCTGCTGCAGCCGTTCTGGATGCTGCCGACGCTGGCCGTCCTCGGGCTCAAGGCGCGCGACATCATGGGCTACACGTTCACCATGTTCCTCGCCTGCTTCCCGGCGGCCCTGATCGCCGTGACGCTGCTGGCACCCCACGTGACGGGCTGATGCCGGCCTGACCGCCGGGACGGCTACGATCCAGGCGGAATAGGGTCCGTTACCACATCCGCCGTACTCTGGGTCGCAATGACTTCAGCGAGATCGTCGAGGATTGCACTGTGAGTGAAGCTCGTAGGAAGGCCCCCACCCGCGCGGTACGCCGAAAGAAACACTGGGCGCTGCGGGTACTGGGCTGGATGCTCGCGTTGGGCTTCCTCGGGGTGATCGGTGCCGTGGCCACTTTCTTCATCGGTTACCAGACCACGGACATCCCGGACCCGAACAAGGAGTTCGCGACCAACACGACGCAGGTCACGTACTCCGACGGCAAGCAACCGTTGGGCACGTTCTTCGAGCAGAACCGGCGCTCGGTGCCGTTGGCGGAGATTCCGAAGTACGTCCAGGACGCCGTGATCGCGGCCGAGGACCGGACCTTCTGGACGAACCCCGGCATCTCGCCGTCGGGGATGGCGCGGGCCGCCTTCAACATCGTGCGCGGTAAGCAACTGCAGGGTGGCTCGACGATCACCCAGCAGTACGTGAAGATCATGTACCTGAACCAGGAGCGGACCTTCTCGCGGAAGTTCTCCGAGCTCTTCATCGCCACCAAGCTGAGCCGTTCGCAGGACAAGAAAGAGATCCTCGAGGGCTACCTGAACACGATCTACTTCGGTGAGGGCGCGTACGGCATCGCCGCCGCGGGTGACGCCTACTTCCAGGTCAAGGACCCGAAGAACCTGAGTCCCCAGCAGGCCGCGTTCCTGGCGACGGTGCTGAACAACCCGACCCGGTTCGACCCGGACAACCCGGCGGCGCAGAAGCGGATCATCGAGCGGTACCAGTACGTCATCGACGGGATGCGGCAGACCGGCTCGATCACCGAGGCGAAGGCGGCGCAGTACAGTGCGCGGCTGCCCAAGATCAACAAGCGGCAGAAGAGCAGCCGGTACAAGGGCTGGCAGGGTTTCCTCCTCGACATGACGCGCAAGGAGCTGGCCAAGGAGGGCTTCACCGACGACCAGATCGACGGTGGCGGCCTGCAGGTCCGGACGACCTTCGACTACGGACTCCAGAAGAACGCCGTCGCGGCCGTTTTCAGCGACAAGCAACCGGGCAGCGCGGCCAACCTGCATGTCGGCCTTGCCTCGGTCCGCCCGCAGACCGGTGAGCTGGTCGCGATGGTCGGTGGACCGGACTTCCTGAAGAGCCAGATCAACTGGGCCACTTCGAAGGCCAGGCCCGGTTCGTCGTTCAAGCCGTTCGCGGTGGCGGCGGCGCTCAAGGACGGCAAGACCCTCGAGGACACCTTCGAAGGCGACGGGCCGATCGAGATCCGGGGCGGCAAGTACGACAACGAGCTGAGTGAGGACTACGGCCGGGTCAGCCTGCTGCGGGCCACCGAGATGTCCGTCAACACGGCGTTCTACGACCTGGTCGACCGGCAGATGGAGGGCGGGCCCGGCAAGGTGGTCGAGATGGCCGAAGCGGCCGGCATCCCGAAGATCCCGGCCTCCGACCGCGACGCGCCCGCGCTGGTCCTCGGTCCGAACGCGTACGCGTCGCCGGTGGACATGGCCGGGGCGTACTCGACCTTCGCGGCGGACGGCAAACGCGTCCCCGTGCACGTGATCAGTGAGGTCAGGGACCAGACCGGCAAGGTGGTCTGGGCGGCGAAGTCGAAGTACAAGCAGGTCCAGGCGATCGAGGCGGAGATCGCCAAGACGACCAGCTACGCGATGCAGCAGGTCGTGGAGGACAAGAACGGCACCGGAAACCGGGCGCAGGAGCTCGGCCGGCCGGCCGCGGGCAAGACCGGTACGGCCGGTGGTATCTCCGTCGATCACCGCCGGGCGAACGCCAAGTGCAAGTGCAAGCAGTTCAAGGACGGCTCGGACACGCTGACCTCCTGGTGGGTCGGCTACACGCCCCAGTTGTCGACCGCGGTGCTGTACCGCGCCGGCAAGGAGGGTGAGTCCGACCTCGACCCGTTCAGCGACGACCCCGCCTTCTTCGGTGGCAACTACCCGACCAAGACCTGGGTCGACTTCATGAAACCGTCGATGGAGGACCTGCCCGAGGAGCCGTTCTCGGAGCCGTCGGAGGAGAACATGGGTACGCCGACCCCGACGTACACCCCGCCGCCGAAGACGGCCACGCCGCCGAAGAGCAGCACGCCTCCGCCGCCGGCCAGCACGCCGCCTCCCTCCAGCACGCCGCCGCCCCCGCCGAGTTCACCGCCGCCGTCGTCGCCGTCTCCGTCGGACACCCCGACGAAGACCAAGCCTCCCAAGCCGACGTTCCCGACGCTTCCGACCAGACCGACGGATCCACCGGGAACACCGGACGACCCGGACAATCAGTAGCTCCAGGAGACGGCACCCCGACCGGGGTGCCGTCTCCTGCATTCGGGTGAGGTGAGGGGATGAGGCCGGTGCGAGGGCGGACGGTCGCGCTGTACGGCTGTGGGGTCGTGCTGGCCGGTGCGCTGATCTACGGGTTCTTCCTCGCCTCCGCGTACTCGCCGATCCAGCCCGCGAGTGAGGCTTGCGCGACCGCGCGGGGTGGACTCAACCGGGACTTCGGTGGGATGCCGACGAGGACGCCGGGGGCGTTTCCGGTCAGCTCGGTGTGCCGGTGGCCGGAGACGGGGGAAGAGCTGGAGCTGGTGTCTCGCAACGTGACCGTCCTGCCGTTGGTGGTCATCGGGCTCGGGCTGGTGATGGTGCTCGGCGGTGCAGTGGTGTGGCGGCGAGCGAAGGGCGCCGGCGAGCCTCAGCGGTGAGGCGTCTCGTTCGACTGGGAAATGTGGATGGGGCACGATGGGGGTGTGAGGGCGCCTGGACAGAATGCTGCGTGGCGGTGGAGCCGCGCGCAGAAACGGGCGTCTGGTGGTTGCTGAGCGGTCGGCTCCGGAGGAGCAGCCGCGGCGGGCTCGGCGGGCCAAGGACGGAGCCGCGGTCGGGATTCGGTGGCGGCCTGAGCTGGTGGTGCGGGAGACGCTCGGGTGGTGGTTGGTCACCCGGATCGGAATCTTCGTGCTGTCGGTGTCGGCGCCGTTGTTGTTCAACCGGGGGAGCGAATACCCCAACGTGTGGCGTGCTTGGTTGCAGTGGGACGTCTGGCACTTCAAGGCGATCGCGGACTTCGGCTACAACCAGGGTGAGCCGTCCGGGGCTCCGCTCGCGGCGTTCTTCCCGGGGCTGCCCTATCTGATGCGGGTGGTCGGCTGGACCGGGATCGGTCCGGTCGCGGGTGGCGTGGTGATCTCGCTGGTGGCCAGCGCCGTCGCGGGGGTCTACCTCGCCAAGCTGGCGCAGCACGAGTTTCCCCAGCTCAGTGAGCTAGGGCCGAAGGCGGCGCTGATCTGGTTCGCGGCTCCGGTCGGGGTGTTCCTCGCGGCGCCGTACACGGAGGCGTTGTTCTGCGCGTTCGCCTTCCCCGGCTGGCTCGCGGCGCGGCAGGGCAGGTGGGCGCGGGCCGCCCTCTTCGTCATGCTGGCGTCGACGGTCCGGGTCTCGGGGCTGTTCCTGATCTTCGCGCTCGGCGTCGAGTTCCTGACCTCGAAGAAGCGCGACTGGTACTCCGTACCGTGGCTGGCGCTGCCGCTCGTCCCGGTGCTCGGGTTCATGGCCTACCTGAAGCAGATCCACGGCTCCTGGTTCGCCTGGCAGGAAGCGCAGGACAAGGGCTGGGCCCGCGAGTTCACTGCGCCGTGGGTCTCGCTGATGCACACCGTCGAGGCCGCGACGAAGGGCCACTTCGCGGCGGATCGCAGCGACTGGACCTGGATGTTCCGGGCCGAGCTGGTGACGTTGCTGATCGGCCTGCTGGTGCTGCTGTGGCTGGTCCGGCGGCACTCCTGGGGCGAGGCGGCCTGGGTGGCCAGCACGATCGCGGCGTTCGTCACCTCGTTCTGGATCTACTCGCTGACCCGCGCCACCCTGCTGTGGTGGCCACTGTGGATCGGCCTGGCGGTGCTGCTGCACCGAAGACCCTGGCTGGGCCGCCTCTACCTGGCGGTGGCGATACCCCTGGCAGCCATCTGGGCCGCCGCCTTCTTCACCGGCCGCTGGACCGGCTGAGCACCGGGCGCTGAGCGACCCGGGGAGAGCTGAGTAGTTGTGCTCACGCGGACGCCGAGCAAGCTCACCTACCGTCAGTCGTATGACGGACGAAGCGAGTGGTAGCGAGCGGCTGACCGGACAAGTCAGGTGCTTCGCGGGGGCACTTGCCGTTGGACTGTTGGTCGCAGTGGCGGCCGGGCTGATCGGTACGTCGGTCTACGAGGCCCGTTGTGCTCCGGACGACGAATGCTGGGCGCTGCTGGCGGGACTCTTCACCGCGCTGATCGCCGGATCGGTCGCCGCCGCGATCACCGCCATCGTGCTGGCCGTGCGGTTGCAGATCGGAGTGGCGTTCGGGGTGGGAGCCGGCATCGCGTTCCTGCTGACCGCCGGCGCGAACCTCTGGTGGGCCCAGTGGGGCTGGGCGCCTCTCCTGTACTTCGGTGCAGCACTCGCTCTGGTCGTCGGCTTCACGCTCAGCCAGGCAGCGGGTGGCTGGGAGCGGCCGAAACCGATCGCGGTCCTGGTGCTGGCCGCCGTCCTCGGCGTCGCCACCGTCCCGCTGGTCAAGGAGCTCAACGACGTCCGCCAGGCGCAGCGCGGGATCGCGAGCCTGGTCGAGCGGCCGCTTCAGCCCGAACTGGCCGGCACGGACCTGTGGGCCGTCGGCTACGGGACGACCGGTGTGACGTACGCCGTACTGGAGCCGGCGAGTAGTGATGGCACCAGAAGCGCCGACATCGACATCACCCTCCGGAAGCTGCCGTCGTCGTCGGCGCCGTGCACCGGCTTCACCGATCTCGCCCCGGCCAGTACGACGAAGAGCTGCGTGGAAATCCAGCCTGGGATCTGGCGAGGTCTGGACGGAGTCAAGGCCCACGCCTGGGTCCGCGGTGAAGGCGACCAGTGGGCGCACGTGTCGGCCAACCACTATGTGGGCGACGGCAGCCGGCAGAACGCGCGGGTCGAGGAGGTCGCGCGGTCGCTCGAGCCCGGCTCGGCCTGGCCGCTCGCGGCGGCTGCCGCGGAGTGTGGATTCTGCACGCCGCTCGCCTGAACGTCCACGATGTGGACAGTTTCGGCCCAAGGCAACCTAACCGCGGCCTTGCTCGTCAGTACTGGTGTTGGGGTGGCAGGCCGGGCGGGGTCGCCACCCCTCCATAAGTTTCCGGCCGGCAGGCCGTAGGTGTCCGGCGGAACCTCTCAGGGGCAGGTTCCGCCGGAAATTTTTTTGCCCTTTTCGACCGCGAGGAACACGGCGCCGCACCGGTCGGGCCGGTGCGGCGCCGTACTTCAACTCAGCCGTAGTTCCGATCGATGGACTGCGACGGCGTCGGGCTCGGCTTGGTCCGGGCGACCCGCTGCTCGCTCGGGTGCGTCCCGGCCTCGATGCCCTTCACGGTGCCGAGCAGTTCCAGCTCGGACAGCGTCACGCCGGTGGCCCCGGCCGCCGGCGTCAGCACCAGCCGGTACTGCGTGTAGGCCTTCGGCGAAGCAACGCTGAACGACCTCGTGTACGCCGGGAACGCCCACTCCTGGCCGCTCCGCTTGTCCACCTCGGCCCACGTCGTCCCGTCGTTCGACCCCTCCAGCGTCCAGCCCGCGGGCGCCGTACCGGTGGTTCCGCTGGTCAGCGTGTACATCGTGACCGGCCGGCCCTGCTGCAACTGAACCGTCACGGTCGGAGCGGCGCCGGTCAGCGTGACCTGCTTCTTCGAGTCGTTGTCGGTCAGCGCGGTGACATCCACCCCGCCGGCCGCCACGACCGCGCCGGTGTCCTCGGTCGAGTCGCGCCACGTCTTCGGGTCCTCGCCCGGAGTCGTCAGCGACGGCGGAGCATCGTCGCTGCCGGTGCCCCAGGCCGACGGCTTGTCCGTCATCTCGAACTCGATCTTGCCGCCGTTGCCGATCAGGTCGTGCGGCAGGTTGGTCGAGGTCCAGGCCTTGCCGTTGACCTTGACGCTCTTCACGTACTTGTTCGTGGCGCTGTTGTTCGGCGCGACGACGGTCAGCTTCTTCCCGCCGGGCAGCCGGACCGCGGCCCGGGTGAACAGCGGCGCCCCGATCGCGTACGACGGCGAGCCGACCTGCAGCGGGTAGAACCCGAGCATGCTGAACAGGTACCAGGCCGACATCTCGCCGTTGTCCTCGTCGCCCGGGTATCCCTGGCCGATCTCGGACCCCAGGTAGAGCCGGTCCAGCACCTCGCGGACCTTCTCCTGTGTCTTGGCCGGCTGCCCGGCGAAGGCGTACATGTACGCGATGTGGTGCGACGGCTGGTTGCTGTGGCCGTACTGGCCCATCCGGACGTCCCGCGCCTCGAGCATCTCGTGGATCGTGCCGCCGTAGCCGCCGGTGTGCAGCGCGTCCTCCGGGGTGGTGAAGAACTCGTCGAGCTTCTTGCCCAGACCCTCGCGACCGCCGTACAGCGCGGCCAGGCCGGCGCCGTCCTGCGGAGTGGAGAAGGCCATGTTCCAGGCGTTGGTCTCGGTGTAGTCGTGACCCCAGTCGCGCGGGTCGAAGGTGCTCGGCGAGTGGCCCCAGACGCCGTCCGGGCCCTTGCCCTGGAAGAAGTTCAGCGCCGGGTCGAACAGCGTCACGTAGTTCCGCGCGCGGTTCAGGTAGTAGTCGTAATTGTCCTTGTACTCCTGCTTGCGCGGGTCGTCGCTCTTTGCCGCGTCGTACAGCGCCTTGGACATGTTGGCGATGCCGTAGTCGTTGATGTAGCCGTCCATCGACCAGCTGAAGCCCTCACCGGTGGTGTTGGCCGTGTAGCCGTTGAACACCGAGCGGTCGAGACCCTTGCGGCCGACGTTGTCCGTCGGCGGACGGGCGGCCGCGTTCTTTAGTGCCGCGTCGTACGCCGCCTGGACGTCGATGCCCTTGATCCCCTTCAGGTAGGCATCAGCGAAGGCGACGTCCGAGCTGGTGCCGACCATCAGGTTGGCGTAGCCCGGCGAGGACCAGCGGGAGATCCAGCCGCCGTCCTTGTACTGCTGGACGAACCCGTTGACCAGGTCGGCGGCCGTGTCCTGCGCGAACAGGCTGTACGCCGGCCATACGGTCCGGTAGGTGTCCCAGAACCCGTTGTTCACATAGGTCTGGCCGGCCACGATCTTCGAGCCGGTCTTGGTGGGAGTGTCGGTCCCGACCTTCGGTGAGGTCGGCGACGCGTAGGTGATCACCGGCTTGCTCGCCGTACCGGTGTTCTCCGAGCCGTTGTTCGGGTAGAGGAACAGCCGGTACAGGTTGCCGTAGATGGTCATCAGCTGGTCGGTGGTGGCGCCGTCGACCTCGATGGTGCCGAGCTTGGCGTCCCACGCGTTCTGGGCGGCGTTGCGGACCTTCTCGAACCGGCTGCTCGCAGGCAGTTCCAGTTCGAGGTTCTTCTTCGCCTGCTCGGTGCCGATCAGCGAGGTGGCCAGCCGGAGCTGGACCTGCTTGACCTTGGGGTCGAAGGAGAAGTACCCGCCGACATTGGCGCCGCCACCGTCGGAAAGCTTGCCGCTGGCAACGACCTTCTGGTCGACGACGCCGTACACGAACAGCCGGCCCGCGCCGGTGGACAGCCCGCTCTTCACGTCGCTGTAGCCGGTGACCACGCCGGTCGCCGGGTCCAGCGTCAGGCCGCCGAGGTTGCTGGTGTTGTCGAAGATCAGCTTCGCCCGGCCGGCCGGGAACGAGAACCGCAGCATCGCCGCGTGGTCGGTCGGGGTCAGCTCGGCCGCGTTGCCGTTGTCGAAGGTGACGCCGTAGTAGTGCGGCCGGGCGATCTCGTTGTCGTGGCTGAACGCCCAGGCCCGCGCCTTGCGGTTCGCGGTCGGCGTCTCGGCCGTCGACGGCATCACCTGGAAGGTCTGCCGGTCACCCATCCACGGGCTCGGCTCGTGGCTGATCGAGAACGCCTGGATCTCCGGCTTGTTCTGGTCGTTGTTGCCCTTGGCGTAGTCGTACAGCCAGGACGTCGAACCCGCGTTCGTCACCGGCGTCCAGAAGTTGAAGCCGTGCGGTACGGCGGTCGCCGGGAAGTTGTTGCCCCGGGAGAAGCCGCCGGTGGAGTTGGTGCCGCGGGTGGTGGCCACCAGGTCCGACGGGTGGTGCCGGGCGGTCAGCTGCGAGGCGGCGTCCGTGGTGGTCGCCTTGCTGATCCGGAGGTCGTCGATCCAGCCGCGGAAGTCCGCCGGGCCGGATGCCTTGTCGTAGCCGACCAGGATCCGCTTGACCGTCTTGCCGGCCGCGACCTTGCCCAGGTCGGCCTCGACGTTGTTCCACTGGTTCGTGGACAGTCCCTTGGCGTCGCCCTGTCCGCGCGGGCTGAGCTCGAAGCCGTGGTGGTCCTTGGCCTTCAGGTCGCTCAGGTAGGTGCCGTCGGAGAAGGCCAGGTCGACCGCCGCGAAGGTGCTCGGATAGCTCAGGTCACCCTCGACGTGCTCGGGGAAGATCTTGTAGCCGAGCCGGGTGTCCGGACCGATGGTCAGGTCGACGTCGGCGATCTTGTTCCAGCTGAAGCCGCGGCCCTCGGCGGTCTGGTGACCGGCGTACCGGAAGGACTTGACGCCGGTGAAGCCGGTCCGGGCCCGCGCGTTGTAGGCACTGGTGGGACCGGAGTCCAGCCGGGACTCGACGGTCTTGCCCGGGGGCGGCAGCGGGGCGCCGTTGGACAGGTACCAGTCGGCGAGCTGGACGATGTCCTCGCCGTGGTTCAGCGTGACGTCCAGCTTGAAGAACTTGTACGCCGTCGCGCTGGTGAAGCTGTACTCCTTGGTCTGGAACCGGTTCTCGAAGCTCTGGCCGCTCCGGGTGTCCAGCGTGGTCCAGGTCGTGCCGTTGACCGAACCGGACAGGGTCCAGTTCTGCGGGTCGCGCCCCTCCGCGTCGTTGGCCGAAGTGAGCGCGTACTTGCGGATCACCACCGGCGCCGACGTCTCGTAGGTCAGCCAGCCGGCCGGCTCGAAGACCAGCCACTTGGTGAACTTGTCCCCGTCGGCGACGTTGGACGCGATCTCACCGCCGCCGGTGTTCTCGCCGTTGGCGGTCACCTTGACGACCTTGTCCATCTCGGAGCCGCCGATCCCGGTCGGCGTCGGTCCTTCGACCCCGCCGCTGCGTGGCTGCCCGTCGGGTCCGGTCTCGACCGCGTCGGTGTACCCGGGCTGCGGCTGGCCCGGCTCGAAGGAGGTGAAGAAGCTGGTACCGGTCGCGGCCGGCTGTGCTTCGGCGGCCGGGCCCGGGTCGGACGCGGCGCTCGACGATGTGGAGGACATGGCAGACATTGTCACAACAAGCCCGAGAGACGTGACGAGCCCCAGGGGGCGGCGGAGATCCATCTACGCTCCTTGCACGACGGAACCGGCGTACGGCGGTCGCCGTGTGCCGGAGGTTTACGCGGCCCCGATGACAAGGTTGTCAGCCCGCGTCGG encodes:
- a CDS encoding transglycosylase domain-containing protein — protein: MSEARRKAPTRAVRRKKHWALRVLGWMLALGFLGVIGAVATFFIGYQTTDIPDPNKEFATNTTQVTYSDGKQPLGTFFEQNRRSVPLAEIPKYVQDAVIAAEDRTFWTNPGISPSGMARAAFNIVRGKQLQGGSTITQQYVKIMYLNQERTFSRKFSELFIATKLSRSQDKKEILEGYLNTIYFGEGAYGIAAAGDAYFQVKDPKNLSPQQAAFLATVLNNPTRFDPDNPAAQKRIIERYQYVIDGMRQTGSITEAKAAQYSARLPKINKRQKSSRYKGWQGFLLDMTRKELAKEGFTDDQIDGGGLQVRTTFDYGLQKNAVAAVFSDKQPGSAANLHVGLASVRPQTGELVAMVGGPDFLKSQINWATSKARPGSSFKPFAVAAALKDGKTLEDTFEGDGPIEIRGGKYDNELSEDYGRVSLLRATEMSVNTAFYDLVDRQMEGGPGKVVEMAEAAGIPKIPASDRDAPALVLGPNAYASPVDMAGAYSTFAADGKRVPVHVISEVRDQTGKVVWAAKSKYKQVQAIEAEIAKTTSYAMQQVVEDKNGTGNRAQELGRPAAGKTGTAGGISVDHRRANAKCKCKQFKDGSDTLTSWWVGYTPQLSTAVLYRAGKEGESDLDPFSDDPAFFGGNYPTKTWVDFMKPSMEDLPEEPFSEPSEENMGTPTPTYTPPPKTATPPKSSTPPPPASTPPPSSTPPPPPSSPPPSSPSPSDTPTKTKPPKPTFPTLPTRPTDPPGTPDDPDNQ
- a CDS encoding GH92 family glycosyl hydrolase; protein product: MSSTSSSAASDPGPAAEAQPAATGTSFFTSFEPGQPQPGYTDAVETGPDGQPRSGGVEGPTPTGIGGSEMDKVVKVTANGENTGGGEIASNVADGDKFTKWLVFEPAGWLTYETSAPVVIRKYALTSANDAEGRDPQNWTLSGSVNGTTWTTLDTRSGQSFENRFQTKEYSFTSATAYKFFKLDVTLNHGEDIVQLADWYLSNGAPLPPPGKTVESRLDSGPTSAYNARARTGFTGVKSFRYAGHQTAEGRGFSWNKIADVDLTIGPDTRLGYKIFPEHVEGDLSYPSTFAAVDLAFSDGTYLSDLKAKDHHGFELSPRGQGDAKGLSTNQWNNVEADLGKVAAGKTVKRILVGYDKASGPADFRGWIDDLRISKATTTDAASQLTARHHPSDLVATTRGTNSTGGFSRGNNFPATAVPHGFNFWTPVTNAGSTSWLYDYAKGNNDQNKPEIQAFSISHEPSPWMGDRQTFQVMPSTAETPTANRKARAWAFSHDNEIARPHYYGVTFDNGNAAELTPTDHAAMLRFSFPAGRAKLIFDNTSNLGGLTLDPATGVVTGYSDVKSGLSTGAGRLFVYGVVDQKVVASGKLSDGGGANVGGYFSFDPKVKQVQLRLATSLIGTEQAKKNLELELPASSRFEKVRNAAQNAWDAKLGTIEVDGATTDQLMTIYGNLYRLFLYPNNGSENTGTASKPVITYASPTSPKVGTDTPTKTGSKIVAGQTYVNNGFWDTYRTVWPAYSLFAQDTAADLVNGFVQQYKDGGWISRWSSPGYANLMVGTSSDVAFADAYLKGIKGIDVQAAYDAALKNAAARPPTDNVGRKGLDRSVFNGYTANTTGEGFSWSMDGYINDYGIANMSKALYDAAKSDDPRKQEYKDNYDYYLNRARNYVTLFDPALNFFQGKGPDGVWGHSPSTFDPRDWGHDYTETNAWNMAFSTPQDGAGLAALYGGREGLGKKLDEFFTTPEDALHTGGYGGTIHEMLEARDVRMGQYGHSNQPSHHIAYMYAFAGQPAKTQEKVREVLDRLYLGSEIGQGYPGDEDNGEMSAWYLFSMLGFYPLQVGSPSYAIGAPLFTRAAVRLPGGKKLTVVAPNNSATNKYVKSVKVNGKAWTSTNLPHDLIGNGGKIEFEMTDKPSAWGTGSDDAPPSLTTPGEDPKTWRDSTEDTGAVVAAGGVDVTALTDNDSKKQVTLTGAAPTVTVQLQQGRPVTMYTLTSGTTGTAPAGWTLEGSNDGTTWAEVDKRSGQEWAFPAYTRSFSVASPKAYTQYRLVLTPAAGATGVTLSELELLGTVKGIEAGTHPSEQRVARTKPSPTPSQSIDRNYG